In a genomic window of Mycolicibacterium neoaurum VKM Ac-1815D:
- a CDS encoding wax ester/triacylglycerol synthase family O-acyltransferase — protein MSRVPLDAAGLPQKLNGVDTLLHRGEANPRTRSGIMGVELLDTTPDWERFRAVFEQASRKVLRLRQKVVMPTLPTAAPRWVVDPDFNLDFHVRRVRAPEPGTLREVLDIAEIALQSPMDITRPLWSATLVEGLTDGRAATILHLSHAVADGVGTVEMFAHIYNLERDVEVGELAPLPIPQDLSSNDLMKLGLNRMPMKITNSVLGLVGGAVHAVTNVVKDPAAAVSGVVDYALSTTRVSRPVADHSPLLRRRSLSSHSEAIDIVFADLHKAAKAVGGSINDAYLAGLCGALRHYHVAKGMPIETLPMAVPVNLRSDDDPAGGNRFAGVNLAAPIGIADPERRIKAIRSQMTSKREERAIDMVGSIAPIASFLPDAVLESVAGSVVNSDVQASNVPVYPGDTYIAGAKVLRHYGLGPLPGVAMMAVLVSRGGYVTITTRYDRAAIIDGQLWQRSLVRGFDEVLALGGDGRAAAASFAVSETAPSNGSAAQ, from the coding sequence ATGAGCAGAGTGCCGTTGGATGCGGCGGGGCTGCCCCAGAAACTGAACGGCGTCGACACGTTGCTGCACCGCGGTGAGGCCAATCCGCGGACACGGTCCGGGATCATGGGTGTCGAACTGCTTGACACGACTCCCGATTGGGAGCGGTTCCGGGCGGTGTTCGAGCAGGCCTCCCGCAAGGTGCTTCGGCTTCGCCAGAAGGTGGTGATGCCGACGCTGCCGACCGCGGCCCCGCGCTGGGTGGTCGACCCGGATTTCAACCTCGACTTCCACGTCCGCAGGGTCCGGGCACCCGAGCCGGGCACCCTGCGCGAAGTCCTCGACATCGCCGAGATCGCGCTGCAGTCGCCGATGGACATCACTCGCCCGCTGTGGAGCGCCACTCTCGTCGAGGGTCTGACCGACGGCCGGGCGGCCACCATCCTGCACCTGAGTCATGCCGTCGCCGACGGCGTGGGCACCGTCGAGATGTTCGCCCACATCTACAACCTGGAGCGCGATGTCGAGGTCGGTGAGCTTGCGCCGCTGCCGATTCCGCAGGATCTGTCGTCCAATGACCTGATGAAGCTGGGCCTCAATCGGATGCCCATGAAGATCACCAACAGTGTGCTGGGCCTGGTCGGCGGCGCGGTGCATGCGGTCACCAACGTCGTCAAGGACCCGGCCGCGGCGGTCAGTGGTGTCGTCGACTACGCGCTGTCGACCACCCGGGTATCGCGACCGGTGGCCGACCACTCGCCGTTGCTGCGGCGGCGCAGCCTGAGCTCGCACAGCGAGGCGATCGACATCGTGTTCGCCGATCTGCACAAGGCCGCCAAGGCCGTCGGCGGGTCGATCAACGACGCCTACCTGGCAGGTCTGTGCGGGGCTTTGCGGCACTATCACGTAGCCAAGGGCATGCCGATCGAGACCTTGCCCATGGCTGTACCGGTCAATCTACGCTCCGACGACGACCCGGCCGGCGGAAACCGTTTCGCCGGTGTCAATCTCGCCGCACCGATCGGGATCGCCGACCCCGAACGCCGGATCAAGGCCATTCGATCGCAGATGACCAGCAAGCGCGAGGAACGGGCGATCGACATGGTCGGCTCGATCGCTCCGATAGCCAGCTTCCTGCCCGACGCCGTGCTCGAATCGGTCGCCGGGTCGGTGGTGAACTCCGATGTCCAGGCATCCAATGTGCCCGTCTATCCCGGCGACACCTACATCGCCGGGGCGAAGGTGCTGCGGCACTACGGACTTGGCCCGCTGCCAGGTGTGGCGATGATGGCGGTGCTGGTCTCGCGTGGTGGATACGTCACCATCACGACCCGCTACGACCGGGCCGCCATCATCGACGGGCAACTGTGGCAGCGCAGCCTGGTCCGGGGCTTCGATGAGGTCCTGGCCCTCGGTGGGGACGGCCGTGCCGCGGCCGCGTCCTTCGCTGTGTCCGAAACCGCGCCGTCGAATGGGAGTGCCGCGCAATGA
- the pknB gene encoding Stk1 family PASTA domain-containing Ser/Thr kinase, translated as MTMPQRLTDRYELGELLGFGGMSEVHRARDIRLHRDVAIKILRADLARDPNFSQRFRREARHTAALNHPSIVAVYDTGEAQSATGMLPFLVMEYVEGMTVSQLIQQHGTLPPAQAMAIIDGVCTALEFSHSRGIVHRDIKPANIMVTPNGAVKVMDFGIARSMNATTGDRLTATSAVVGTAAYFSPEQARGQQVDARTDVYSLGCVLYEMLTGQAPFTGDTPLSVAYQHVRERPVAPSKRHPGISPELDAVVLTALAKKPGKRYQSAADLQADLRRVSAGGSPVATTPQADELDLPDTGEPAGPLTLQMPAQQAHGRSRRWAIGGALAAVLALVVGGVYIVGAMNRVQVPDVTGLDRAAAVSQLQDRGLNPTVDSMPDGTVQAGQVIATDPAAGSSISEGGDITVNVSTGPEQRRVPDVASMSYEDAVRALRDAGFDRVRRQPQASTAEQLDRAIGTEPAAGQDSATSNEIVIMVGSGPSSRQLPDVTGQTVEQATKNLNTAGFTTILQADTDGVLPAGEVAGTDPAPGASVATDAPITLKVSRGNQFPMPDLTGLFYGDALQQLQALGFTGRLLKGPDVDAGGDRRARVVRQDPAPRAGVNRDGTITVSYGS; from the coding sequence ATGACCATGCCGCAACGTCTGACGGACCGCTATGAGCTGGGCGAACTGCTCGGCTTCGGGGGCATGTCGGAGGTGCACCGGGCGCGCGATATCCGGCTGCATCGCGACGTGGCGATCAAGATCCTGCGGGCCGATCTGGCCCGCGACCCGAACTTCTCCCAACGGTTCCGGCGTGAGGCTCGGCACACCGCGGCACTGAACCATCCGTCGATCGTCGCGGTATACGACACCGGCGAGGCGCAGTCCGCGACCGGCATGTTGCCGTTCCTGGTCATGGAGTACGTCGAAGGCATGACCGTCAGCCAGCTCATCCAGCAGCACGGGACGCTCCCCCCGGCCCAGGCGATGGCCATCATCGACGGGGTCTGCACCGCGTTGGAGTTCAGCCACAGCCGCGGCATCGTGCACCGCGATATCAAGCCGGCCAACATCATGGTCACCCCGAACGGCGCGGTGAAGGTGATGGACTTCGGGATCGCCCGCTCCATGAACGCCACCACCGGTGATCGGCTGACGGCCACCTCGGCGGTCGTCGGCACGGCGGCCTACTTCTCCCCCGAGCAGGCGCGCGGTCAGCAGGTCGACGCCCGCACCGATGTGTACTCGCTCGGCTGCGTGCTCTACGAGATGCTCACCGGGCAGGCACCGTTCACCGGCGACACCCCGTTGTCGGTGGCCTACCAGCACGTCCGGGAACGCCCGGTCGCGCCGTCGAAGCGTCACCCCGGCATCTCCCCCGAGCTCGATGCGGTGGTTCTGACGGCGCTGGCGAAAAAGCCGGGCAAGCGCTACCAGAGCGCCGCCGATCTGCAGGCAGACCTACGCCGGGTCAGTGCCGGCGGAAGTCCGGTGGCCACGACGCCGCAGGCCGACGAGCTCGATCTGCCCGATACGGGTGAGCCCGCCGGGCCACTCACCCTGCAGATGCCCGCGCAGCAGGCCCACGGCAGGTCTCGGCGCTGGGCCATCGGCGGTGCGCTCGCGGCGGTGCTGGCGCTGGTGGTCGGTGGCGTCTACATTGTCGGCGCGATGAACCGGGTCCAGGTGCCCGATGTCACGGGCCTGGACCGTGCGGCGGCGGTGAGCCAACTGCAGGACCGCGGCCTGAATCCCACGGTCGACTCCATGCCCGACGGCACGGTGCAGGCCGGTCAGGTGATCGCCACCGACCCGGCGGCGGGTTCGTCGATCTCCGAGGGCGGAGATATCACGGTCAACGTGTCGACCGGGCCGGAGCAGCGGCGGGTGCCCGATGTCGCGTCGATGTCCTACGAGGATGCCGTGCGGGCGCTGCGGGACGCCGGGTTCGATCGCGTCCGCCGCCAACCGCAGGCCTCCACGGCCGAACAGCTCGACCGGGCCATCGGCACCGAACCCGCCGCCGGCCAGGATTCGGCGACCAGCAACGAGATCGTCATCATGGTCGGGTCGGGACCGTCATCGCGGCAGCTGCCCGATGTGACCGGCCAGACCGTCGAGCAGGCCACCAAGAACCTGAACACCGCCGGTTTCACCACGATCCTGCAGGCCGACACCGACGGGGTGCTGCCCGCCGGTGAGGTGGCGGGCACCGATCCGGCGCCCGGGGCGTCGGTGGCCACCGACGCCCCGATCACGCTCAAGGTTTCCCGCGGGAACCAGTTCCCCATGCCGGACCTGACCGGGCTGTTCTACGGCGATGCCCTGCAGCAGCTGCAGGCGCTCGGGTTCACCGGCCGACTGCTCAAGGGCCCCGATGTGGACGCCGGCGGCGACCGGCGCGCCCGGGTGGTGCGCCAGGACCCGGCACCGCGCGCGGGGGTGAACCGCGACGGGACCATCACGGTGAGCTACGGCAGCTGA
- a CDS encoding cytochrome c oxidase assembly protein encodes MTTVATPVRVRTVWPMLWGVALLAGAVAAGVGGLSLVDALAATGLPNPGPATTYGLPFVRAAGEIAAAIAVGSFLMAAFLVPPQRSGVLDVAGYRALRTGTVAAGAWTVCAALLVPLTVSDITGAPLVDRLNPVDIWTVASMVETAGTWRWTALLAAIVTLASIPVLRWSWTPVLLAGSLITLLPLALTGHSSSGGSHDIATNSLLIHLVAGVLWAGGLLALWALAFRGGEHTDLAARRFSRIAVWCFFAMAVSGVGNALVRIQPSDLFTQTYGWLLVGKMTALVALGVLGWLQRRRSVTALAADPTARGPLIRLALVESLIFGFTFGLAVALGRTPPPPPVRLPSITEVAIGYDLSGPPTLARILFEWRFDLIFGTAAIIAAAVYVLAVVRLRRRGDAWPVGRTIAWLLGCAALLFATSSGLGRYMPAMFSMHMTAHMLLSMLVPVLLVLGAPVTLALRALPTAGKDRPPGPREWLLAALHSKVSQFFTNPIVSTAIFVAGFYGLYFGGIFDVAADSHGAHLAMNLHFLLSGYLFYWVVIGVDPTPRPIPPLGKLAMVFGSLPLHAFFGVVLMGMNTVLAGDFYRSLRLPWNPDLLADQKLGGGIAWAAGEVPLVLVMLALLIQWRRSDNRVAKRLDRAADRDEDAELAAYNNMLAKLADIDSGNKTS; translated from the coding sequence ATGACTACCGTTGCGACCCCGGTGCGCGTGCGCACCGTCTGGCCGATGCTGTGGGGTGTCGCATTGCTGGCCGGGGCGGTCGCCGCCGGTGTCGGCGGCCTGTCGCTCGTCGACGCGCTGGCCGCCACCGGGCTGCCCAACCCCGGCCCCGCCACCACCTACGGGCTCCCGTTCGTCCGGGCCGCCGGCGAGATCGCGGCCGCCATCGCCGTCGGCTCCTTCCTGATGGCTGCATTCCTGGTTCCGCCGCAACGCAGCGGGGTGTTGGACGTGGCCGGGTACCGGGCGTTGCGGACCGGGACCGTCGCCGCCGGCGCGTGGACGGTGTGCGCGGCGCTGCTGGTGCCGCTGACCGTCTCCGATATCACCGGCGCCCCGTTGGTCGACCGGCTCAACCCGGTCGACATCTGGACCGTGGCCAGCATGGTCGAGACCGCGGGCACCTGGCGTTGGACGGCCTTACTCGCGGCCATCGTCACGCTCGCCAGTATCCCGGTCCTGCGCTGGTCGTGGACGCCGGTGCTGCTGGCCGGATCACTGATCACCCTGCTGCCGCTGGCGCTGACCGGACACTCGTCCTCGGGCGGCAGTCACGACATCGCCACCAACAGTCTGCTCATCCACCTGGTCGCCGGAGTGCTGTGGGCCGGCGGGTTGCTGGCGCTGTGGGCGCTGGCGTTCCGCGGGGGCGAGCACACCGACCTGGCGGCCAGGCGGTTCTCCCGGATTGCCGTGTGGTGTTTCTTCGCCATGGCGGTATCCGGCGTCGGTAACGCGCTGGTCCGGATCCAACCGTCCGACCTTTTCACCCAGACCTATGGATGGCTGCTCGTCGGCAAGATGACGGCGCTGGTGGCCCTCGGTGTCCTCGGCTGGCTGCAGCGAAGGCGCAGCGTCACCGCGCTGGCGGCCGACCCCACCGCGCGCGGCCCGCTGATCCGGCTGGCGTTGGTCGAATCGCTGATCTTCGGTTTCACCTTCGGGCTCGCGGTCGCGCTCGGCCGCACCCCGCCACCGCCGCCGGTGCGGCTGCCGTCGATCACCGAGGTCGCCATCGGGTACGACCTGTCCGGCCCGCCGACACTGGCCCGAATCCTGTTCGAATGGCGCTTCGACCTCATCTTCGGCACCGCGGCGATCATCGCGGCCGCCGTCTACGTGCTCGCGGTGGTGCGGCTGCGCCGACGCGGTGACGCCTGGCCCGTCGGGCGGACCATCGCCTGGCTGCTGGGCTGTGCGGCGCTGCTGTTCGCGACGTCCTCGGGCCTGGGCCGCTACATGCCCGCGATGTTCAGCATGCACATGACGGCCCACATGCTGTTGTCGATGTTGGTGCCGGTGCTCCTGGTGCTCGGTGCACCGGTGACGCTGGCGCTGCGCGCGCTGCCCACCGCTGGCAAGGATCGGCCGCCCGGTCCGCGGGAGTGGCTGCTGGCCGCCTTGCACAGCAAGGTGTCCCAGTTCTTCACGAACCCGATCGTGTCGACCGCGATCTTCGTGGCGGGGTTCTACGGCCTGTACTTCGGCGGCATCTTCGACGTCGCGGCTGACAGCCACGGTGCCCACCTGGCGATGAACCTGCACTTCCTGCTCAGCGGTTACCTGTTCTATTGGGTGGTCATCGGCGTGGACCCCACCCCGCGACCGATCCCGCCGCTGGGCAAGCTCGCCATGGTGTTCGGCTCACTACCACTGCACGCCTTCTTCGGGGTGGTCCTGATGGGGATGAACACGGTGCTCGCAGGCGACTTCTACCGTTCACTGCGGTTGCCGTGGAATCCCGACCTGCTCGCCGATCAGAAGCTCGGCGGAGGTATTGCCTGGGCAGCCGGTGAGGTGCCGTTGGTGTTGGTGATGCTGGCGCTGCTGATCCAGTGGCGACGCAGCGACAACCGCGTGGCCAAGCGGCTCGATCGGGCCGCCGACCGCGACGAGGACGCCGAGCTGGCGGCCTACAACAACATGCTGGCCAAGCTCGCCGATATCGACAGCGGCAACAAGACTTCGTAG
- the ssb gene encoding single-stranded DNA-binding protein, with the protein MFETPFSIVGTVATNPVARRVGDQDFVRFRVVSNSRRKMPDGSWESGTSLFVTVNCWGKVAEGITSVLYKGDPVVVLGHIYTDEYEDKDGNRRSSVEVRANSVGPDLSRCRVKLERTRSVGIRASQDEADTEDAAPDVVPGAAAEQGLSLSA; encoded by the coding sequence ATGTTCGAGACCCCGTTTTCCATTGTCGGCACCGTCGCCACCAACCCCGTCGCCAGGCGCGTCGGTGACCAGGACTTCGTCCGCTTCCGCGTGGTCAGCAATTCGCGGCGCAAGATGCCCGATGGCAGTTGGGAGAGCGGCACCTCGCTGTTCGTCACCGTCAACTGCTGGGGCAAGGTCGCCGAGGGCATCACCAGCGTGCTCTACAAGGGGGATCCGGTGGTGGTGCTCGGGCACATCTACACCGATGAATACGAGGACAAGGACGGTAACCGCCGGTCCTCGGTCGAGGTCCGCGCCAACTCGGTGGGGCCGGATCTGAGCAGATGCCGCGTCAAGCTGGAACGCACCCGCTCGGTCGGGATCCGGGCATCGCAGGACGAAGCCGACACCGAGGACGCGGCCCCGGATGTGGTCCCTGGTGCGGCGGCCGAGCAGGGGCTGTCCCTGTCGGCGTAA
- a CDS encoding HAD-IB family hydrolase, protein MSSADGESQVMRLPGTVAEIEASPEGPQVGAFFDLDGTLVAGFTGVLMTQDRLRRGQMSAGEFIGMVQAGINHQLGRSEFEDLIGKGARMLRGNSIGDLDELGERLFVQHVRDRIYPEMRAMVRAHQARGHTVVLSSSALIVQVEPVAKFLGIDNILSNKFIADDDGLITGEVAEPIIWGPGKAHAVQKFSAENGVDLAKSYFYADGDEDVALMYLVGNPRPTNPAGKLAAVAAKRGWPILKFTSRSGSSPISQIRTLASLATIPTVAAGAIGLGLLTRNKRVGVNFFTSNWSKLLMLTTGIGLNVLGEENLTKQRPAVFIFNHRNQADPMIAGRLVNTDFTGVGKKELERNPLMGPLGKVMDAAFIDREDTQSAVEGLHKVEELAKKGLSILIAPEGTRLDTTEVGPFKKGPFRIAMAAGIPIVPIVIRNAEVVAARDSSTFNAGKVDVAVFPPIPVDDWTHDDLTERIAEVRQLYLDTLAAWPVGELPDHAVYRNGKGRR, encoded by the coding sequence ATGAGTTCCGCCGACGGCGAATCGCAGGTGATGCGGCTGCCGGGAACGGTCGCCGAGATCGAGGCCAGCCCCGAGGGGCCGCAGGTCGGTGCCTTCTTCGATCTGGACGGCACGCTGGTGGCGGGGTTCACCGGTGTGCTGATGACCCAGGATCGGCTGCGCCGCGGGCAGATGAGCGCGGGCGAGTTCATCGGGATGGTGCAGGCCGGCATCAACCACCAACTCGGCCGTTCGGAGTTCGAGGACCTGATCGGCAAGGGTGCCCGGATGCTGCGCGGCAACTCGATCGGTGATCTCGACGAGCTGGGGGAGCGGCTGTTCGTCCAGCACGTCCGTGATCGCATCTACCCCGAGATGCGCGCGATGGTGCGTGCCCACCAGGCCCGCGGACACACCGTCGTACTGAGTTCCAGCGCGCTGATCGTGCAGGTCGAGCCCGTCGCCAAGTTCCTGGGCATCGACAACATTTTGAGCAACAAGTTCATCGCCGACGACGACGGACTGATCACCGGCGAGGTCGCCGAACCGATCATCTGGGGGCCCGGCAAAGCCCATGCGGTACAGAAGTTCTCGGCCGAGAACGGCGTCGATCTCGCGAAGAGCTACTTCTACGCCGACGGCGACGAGGATGTCGCACTCATGTATCTGGTCGGTAACCCGCGGCCGACCAACCCGGCCGGAAAACTGGCCGCGGTGGCAGCCAAACGGGGCTGGCCGATCCTCAAGTTCACCAGCCGCAGCGGCAGCAGCCCCATCTCGCAGATCCGCACCCTGGCCAGTCTGGCCACCATTCCCACGGTGGCCGCCGGTGCCATCGGGCTGGGGTTGCTGACACGCAACAAACGTGTCGGCGTCAACTTCTTCACCTCCAACTGGAGCAAGCTGCTGATGCTGACCACCGGCATCGGGCTCAATGTGCTCGGTGAGGAGAACCTGACCAAACAACGGCCCGCGGTGTTCATCTTCAATCACCGCAACCAGGCCGACCCGATGATCGCCGGCCGTCTGGTCAACACCGACTTCACCGGCGTGGGCAAAAAGGAGCTCGAGCGCAACCCGCTGATGGGCCCGCTCGGCAAGGTGATGGACGCGGCGTTCATCGACCGCGAGGACACCCAGTCCGCGGTGGAGGGCCTGCACAAGGTGGAAGAGCTTGCCAAGAAGGGGCTTTCGATTCTGATCGCGCCGGAGGGCACCCGGCTGGACACCACCGAGGTGGGTCCGTTCAAGAAGGGACCGTTCCGCATCGCGATGGCCGCGGGCATCCCGATCGTGCCGATCGTCATCCGCAACGCCGAGGTCGTCGCCGCCCGCGACTCCAGCACATTCAACGCGGGCAAGGTCGATGTCGCCGTCTTCCCGCCGATACCCGTCGACGACTGGACCCACGACGACCTGACCGAGCGGATTGCCGAGGTGCGCCAGCTGTATCTGGACACGCTGGCAGCGTGGCCCGTCGGTGAGCTGCCCGACCATGCCGTCTACCGCAACGGGAAAGGACGCCGGTGA
- a CDS encoding glycerol-3-phosphate 1-O-acyltransferase, with translation MKTVAEDFATFSPTGDTLVLAAVGSPAEQELLDHWLAQQQRERPEARVEVLLLPDHSDDPPATVMARLVQLLSADPDRSVVPVRIFWVPGGLPTRSKVVALISGRDTYRPPELLQRRILRKDPARARVVAGEPAKVSELRQQWQDTTTAENPREFARFVIRRAILAIERVELRLLGPEYKSPRLVKPEMLASSRFREGLDQIPGATIEKAGEMLDELSTGWSRFSVDLIPTLGRAIFSRGFDPHIDYDSAEIEAMRGALEVHPAVLLFSHRSYLDGVIVPVAMQENRLPPVHTFAGINLSFGFMGPIFRHSGVIFLRRKLDDPLYKYVLRQFVGYIVEKRFNLNWSIEGTRSRTGKMLPPKLGLLSYVADAYLDGRSEDILLQPVSISFDQLHETAEYAEYARGGEKTPESVSWLYNFIKAQGERNYGKIYVRFPEAVSMRQYLGEPNGPIATSPEAKRLAMQKMAFEVAWRIVQVTPVNATGLVSALLLAARGVALTVDQLHHTFADALDYLERREIPMTNSVLRLRTKEGVRAAVDALSGGHPVTRVDGGREPVWRIAPENEHEAAFYRNSIIYAFLETSIIELALAHAATAESDWLDAFWSQVLRLRDLLKFEFYFADSVAFRENVTREMSWVDGWEDRIAEGPESILELLRVKQPLLGAAMLRPFFEAYEIVADVLRDASSEISEPDLTKLALGVGRQHVAQGRVRSAESVSALLFATARQVVADQNLLRRAADLSERRQAFLTEIRGILADLNTVEKTAFRQYRRRERESRRPTTG, from the coding sequence GTGAAAACGGTCGCTGAGGATTTCGCCACCTTCAGTCCGACCGGAGACACCCTGGTGTTGGCCGCGGTCGGCTCGCCCGCCGAGCAGGAGTTGCTCGACCACTGGCTGGCCCAGCAGCAGCGTGAGCGGCCCGAGGCCCGGGTCGAGGTGCTGCTGTTACCCGATCATTCCGATGATCCCCCCGCCACCGTGATGGCCCGGTTGGTCCAACTGCTCTCGGCAGACCCGGACCGATCCGTCGTGCCGGTGCGCATCTTCTGGGTGCCCGGAGGATTGCCCACCCGGTCCAAGGTGGTGGCCCTGATATCCGGGCGCGACACGTATCGGCCGCCGGAGCTGCTGCAGCGCCGGATCCTGCGCAAAGACCCGGCCCGCGCGCGGGTGGTTGCCGGTGAACCGGCCAAGGTCTCCGAGCTTCGCCAGCAGTGGCAGGACACCACGACCGCCGAAAACCCGCGAGAATTCGCCCGCTTCGTCATCCGCAGGGCGATTCTGGCCATCGAGCGCGTCGAGTTGCGGCTGCTCGGCCCCGAATACAAGTCACCGCGGCTGGTGAAGCCGGAGATGCTGGCCTCATCGCGGTTCCGGGAGGGATTGGACCAGATCCCCGGGGCCACCATCGAGAAGGCCGGGGAGATGCTCGACGAGCTCTCCACCGGCTGGAGCCGGTTCTCGGTAGACCTGATCCCGACGCTGGGCCGGGCGATCTTCAGCCGTGGTTTCGATCCGCACATCGACTACGACAGCGCCGAGATCGAGGCCATGCGTGGGGCCTTGGAGGTCCACCCGGCCGTTCTGCTGTTCTCCCATCGCTCTTACCTCGACGGTGTCATCGTCCCGGTCGCCATGCAGGAGAACCGGTTACCACCGGTGCACACCTTCGCCGGGATCAATCTGTCCTTCGGCTTCATGGGCCCGATCTTCCGGCACTCCGGGGTCATCTTCCTGCGCCGCAAACTCGACGACCCGCTGTACAAGTACGTGCTGCGCCAGTTCGTCGGCTACATCGTGGAGAAGCGGTTCAACCTCAACTGGTCCATCGAGGGCACCCGGTCGCGGACCGGAAAGATGTTGCCGCCCAAGCTCGGTCTGCTGTCCTACGTCGCCGACGCCTATCTCGATGGCCGCAGTGAGGACATCCTGCTGCAACCCGTGTCGATCAGTTTCGACCAGTTGCACGAGACCGCCGAATACGCCGAGTACGCGCGTGGCGGGGAGAAGACGCCCGAAAGCGTCAGCTGGCTCTACAACTTCATCAAGGCCCAGGGTGAACGCAACTACGGCAAGATCTACGTCCGGTTCCCCGAAGCGGTCTCGATGCGGCAGTATCTCGGCGAGCCCAACGGCCCCATCGCCACCAGCCCCGAGGCCAAACGGCTGGCCATGCAGAAGATGGCCTTCGAGGTCGCCTGGCGCATCGTGCAGGTCACTCCGGTCAACGCCACCGGTCTGGTCTCGGCGCTGCTGCTTGCCGCGCGTGGGGTGGCGCTGACCGTCGACCAGCTGCACCACACCTTCGCCGACGCCCTGGATTACCTTGAGCGCCGCGAGATCCCGATGACCAACAGCGTGTTGCGGTTGCGCACCAAGGAGGGGGTGCGCGCCGCGGTGGATGCGCTCTCCGGCGGACATCCGGTCACCAGGGTCGACGGTGGCCGCGAACCCGTGTGGCGGATCGCGCCGGAGAACGAACACGAGGCCGCGTTCTACCGCAACTCGATCATCTACGCGTTCCTGGAGACCTCGATCATCGAGCTGGCGCTCGCGCACGCCGCGACCGCCGAGTCCGATTGGCTCGACGCGTTCTGGTCACAGGTGCTGCGCCTGCGTGACCTGCTCAAGTTCGAGTTCTACTTCGCCGACTCGGTGGCCTTCCGGGAGAACGTCACCCGGGAGATGAGCTGGGTGGACGGCTGGGAGGACCGCATCGCTGAGGGCCCCGAGTCGATACTTGAGCTGCTGCGGGTCAAGCAGCCACTGTTGGGTGCGGCCATGTTGCGTCCCTTCTTCGAGGCCTACGAGATCGTCGCCGACGTGCTGCGCGACGCGTCCTCCGAGATCTCCGAACCCGATCTGACCAAGCTGGCACTCGGCGTCGGACGCCAGCATGTCGCCCAAGGCAGGGTGCGCAGCGCCGAATCGGTATCGGCTCTGCTGTTCGCCACGGCCCGGCAGGTGGTCGCCGATCAGAACCTGCTGCGTCGTGCGGCCGATCTGTCCGAACGGCGCCAGGCCTTCCTCACCGAGATCCGCGGAATCCTCGCCGACCTGAACACCGTCGAGAAGACGGCGTTCCGCCAGTACCGCCGGCGCGAGCGGGAGTCACGCCGCCCCACGACCGGCTGA
- a CDS encoding STAS domain-containing protein — protein sequence MPDRLEPIPSPCVCSESWHDTTVVVSCAGAIDMVTAPTLQQVIAAALKKQPTAVIVDLTDTELLASYGMSVLVETHQQLIPEVPLVVVADGPITRRPLELVGLADVLTIRPNLGAAFDELQTTTD from the coding sequence ATGCCCGACCGACTTGAGCCCATCCCGTCCCCGTGTGTCTGCTCCGAATCCTGGCATGACACGACGGTCGTCGTCAGCTGCGCCGGAGCCATCGACATGGTGACCGCGCCGACGTTGCAGCAGGTCATCGCTGCCGCGCTGAAGAAACAACCGACGGCCGTCATCGTGGACCTGACCGATACCGAGTTGTTGGCCTCCTATGGCATGTCGGTGCTGGTGGAGACCCATCAGCAGCTGATACCGGAGGTGCCGCTGGTGGTGGTGGCCGATGGGCCGATCACCCGTCGACCACTCGAGCTGGTCGGCTTGGCCGATGTCCTGACCATCCGGCCGAACCTGGGTGCGGCGTTCGACGAGCTGCAGACGACCACGGACTGA
- a CDS encoding group I intron-associated PD-(D/E)XK endonuclease, whose amino-acid sequence MASHHTKDKGDLGVAKAFSDLVAKGYTMLFPATEHAAFDLVAYRAGVFVRVQVKYRCARAGVIKLNLRSTWADRHGVHSVPIDKGAVDVICIYCPDTDECYYIRPSDHGVSVNLRIAAPRNGQQKRILAAAAFRDLPDPPGNTRVPA is encoded by the coding sequence ATGGCTTCGCACCACACGAAGGACAAAGGCGATCTGGGCGTCGCGAAGGCGTTCTCGGATCTGGTGGCCAAGGGGTACACCATGCTCTTCCCGGCCACCGAGCATGCGGCCTTCGACCTGGTCGCCTACCGGGCGGGCGTGTTCGTCAGGGTCCAGGTGAAGTACCGATGTGCGCGTGCCGGGGTCATCAAGCTGAACCTGCGGTCGACCTGGGCGGATCGACACGGCGTGCATTCGGTACCCATCGACAAGGGCGCCGTCGACGTCATCTGCATCTATTGCCCGGACACCGACGAGTGCTACTACATCCGGCCTAGCGATCACGGTGTCTCGGTGAACCTGCGGATCGCGGCGCCGAGGAACGGTCAACAGAAGCGGATCCTGGCTGCCGCGGCGTTCCGCGATCTGCCGGACCCACCCGGGAACACCCGCGTCCCGGCGTGA